One window from the genome of Mycolicibacterium gadium encodes:
- a CDS encoding DNA-deoxyinosine glycosylase, whose translation MTAPLVQGLPPIIGDGAHTLILGNMLSAMSVTSQQYYGNPRNAFWRITGELFGFAADDPYDDRTAALVANGVAVWDVLRSCRRKGSLDAAVEPDSMVPNDFGRLLVAHPGIRRIFFNGAAAEKNFNRLVRVAPDVHYRRLPSTSPAQTMRYEDKVAAWRGGISARQ comes from the coding sequence ATGACGGCGCCACTGGTCCAAGGCCTCCCGCCGATCATCGGCGACGGCGCGCACACGTTGATACTCGGCAACATGCTGAGCGCGATGTCGGTGACGTCCCAGCAGTACTACGGCAACCCCCGCAACGCGTTCTGGCGGATCACCGGTGAGCTCTTCGGGTTCGCCGCCGACGATCCGTACGACGACCGGACTGCGGCGCTGGTTGCCAATGGTGTCGCAGTATGGGATGTGCTGCGATCCTGCAGGCGCAAGGGCAGCCTGGATGCGGCCGTAGAGCCGGACAGTATGGTGCCCAACGATTTTGGACGCCTGCTCGTCGCACATCCGGGCATCAGACGGATCTTCTTCAACGGCGCCGCCGCCGAGAAGAACTTCAACCGCCTCGTCCGTGTCGCCCCAGACGTGCACTATCGGCGACTTCCGTCGACCAGTCCGGCCCAGACGATGCGTTATGAGGACAAAGTGGCCGCCTGGCGCGGCGGCATATCCGCACGTCAATAA